AGATAAATTCATAGCAAATCCATTCATTTGCACAGAGGATTAATCAAGTACAGGTAAGTGGTTTTAAGcaatgaatttaatgcatttatattaGGTAACAGTTTTTAGTATGGATGAACAATCACTGAAAAGTTACATGGAAAAATCACcctttttgtatatacagtaattatacaaATATGCTATATTTTGGCATGGACTAATGTGAACAGCAAGTGCTCTTTGTCTACACACCATATATTTAAATGAGAGGTAGCGGGAAAAAATGCATCTAGATTTTTCTAATAAAACACTGCTCTCTAGCGGCCAAATTGGTTTGAAAACCAGTACATTGCACAGGGGTATCATGCAATGACATGTAATGAAAACATTTGGAGTACAGGAGACACCTTGCTCTGTGCTGTCtgcaatatagtaaaaaaaaaaggcttctgTCATATTAGCTAACTAACTTATAATGAAGTTACAGACTATTATATGGCAGATTATCATCAATTAGCTAAGAATCAATTAGGATGAAAAGTAAACTGAACACCATGGCATATTATGATGTAACAGTGGTAGTGCAAACATGCAACAAATATATGCAACCTCTCAGTATAAGAATTATTATATTACTGAAATGGTGCATTTTTTCCAAACAGAAGCACCTGTCTGGACAAAAAAcaacaaaggaaaactataaccagaacaatgtaagtctctataaaaatatcttGAATAAAACAAGTCATTTGTAAAAttttgcttcatctaaataatccattttcataaaaatatactttttcattgggtaatcctaaatagaaatttgccattttaaatggattctgtctggattttcaaaacacatcagtgctgctccagtagacttctgcgctgaaatccatttttcaaaagaccaaacagatttttgtaatatttgattttgaaatctgacatggggctacacatgtTAGTTTCCACGGTGCCCTCAATCagtaataaacttcagtcactctttactgctgcactgcaagttggagtgatatcacataacagctccctgacacaagataacaggtccctggtagatatgagaacagcacgcaatagtaaaaatccaagtcccattgtgactcctttagttacattgagtaggataaataATAGCTTATcttaaagcagttccattgtgaagtgctggctcattctgaaagctcataaccaggcaaaatgacctgagatggctgcctacacaccaatattacaactacaaaaatatatacttgttggttcaggaataaaattttatatggtagagtgaattatttgcagtgtaaacattgtaatttagaaataaaaactacactataaaaatcatgctAAAATCATAACAGTGTACTACTCTTTCCTTGTCCTCAACCAAAGTTTCAGATTTTATTGTGCAAACAGTTCTCCACCCTTTCATCAGAACCTGCCTAAAAATGATACAGGTTGGTACAGGTTTATTTCTCTATTTAAACTTACATAGCTAGAGTTCTAGCAACACTGATGTGGCCACACCGTGCAGTGTAATTAGTATGTAATATTAAgtataattagtaattaattagtaTAGTGCATAATGCATTAAAACAATATGGAGAAATTCGTGCAAATGGATGCAGTTGTTACAGGATTTTAAAGGATTGTAGTTAGTTAATATTTGTGgtgtaaaaatattcaatattcataGTCAGTTTCTAAACAGAAAAGAAGCAACGCATTTAGCAATCCAAGTTAGCAGGCAATGCAGGATGGCATGTGGGGTACAATGTAATTATGAAATTACATTATTagttttatatagttatatattaaatatatctatatatataatatatatatatacagtttagaGTGTATGATAGTGTAAATACATTTGATTTACTTGGGGTGCTTTCAAAAGTGATCTAGACGGAGTTTACAAAGGAGTTATGAgtatacacacataaatatatatatatatatatatatatatttattatttcatatgaAAGAAGCATTTTCCATCAACAGGAAAGTAAGGAAATTAAGTGAGACAGTGCAGTTGATTAGTAAGAAATGCAGTGCAATTAGTGTAGAATACCATGCGCACCTCAACCACGCATTCCGCTGATTTGCCATGCTGCGGGGCTTCCCGAAGAAATGCACTTCCCTTCCCATCCTGACCGCTCACCCCGATGCTGAACTCTCCAAGAGGTACCTGTCCCACCTGGGCCACCAAAAGACCAGTCTGATTGGCTGGTTCCAACTCCACCTTTAGTGGGACACCCTTTACTGGTGTTATGGTCACGTGGTCCAGGTGGGCAGAGTCTGGGAGGCCAATGACATCAACAACCAAGATGGCAGAAACACCTACACACAGTTACAGGAAGAGATTgggaaaacagaataaaacaagcTAAGGTGCAAATAAAAAAGTTGATTTTATGATGCATGAGTCAAACATGCCATGTACACTATTGTAGTGCTTTATAAAGACACCAGAAAAACACATAATGCATTTATTCTTAAATTGGTTGTGACATCATTAGCGTAGGGGCAGTTACAAACCTGATACTGGTTGATTGCTGAGTTTATAAAGCCCAGGGTGAGAGCCAGTTACAGGAACCCCAAAATAATACAGGAAGTCGACCAAGCTACGACCTAAGTAAGAGAGCAGATGGTATTGAGGGAAATGGAAAAGAAAAGTGCAATGTTCATGGGAATTAAAGTAGCAAGATAATGAAGTGGAATTGCTGACACAAGAGAAGACAACTAAAGTAGAAAGAGGCTTacagggaaaataattaacatttaaaaatagaatCAACTGAAATTAAATCGGCAGAATAGCAGGGTGACAGAAGAAATAATAAGGCcatatttgtattaaatacaGTCAGTCTTCTTACCTTGTATGTGCAAGGTGTGGGGCCCTGTAGTCCTCATCTCAATTTTCCATCTTCCTGCAGCCAGAGGGTTTTTGAAGGAGACACGTGTAAACTTTCCATTGCTTTGACGGTTACCATGCTGGATCTTGCCtactcaaaaagaaaaaaaagaaatgcaatttcTTTATTGTCACCTTTATCAAAGGAATATATTAAATGAATATAACCTGTTCCATTAAACAGTTGCCACATCCTAACCTGTAGGGTCATGTATTTTGAAGCTGCTTACATCCCCATTGATAAACAAGCAGACACTACGCATGAAATCATCCACCTGAAATTCATGGGTTGAGCTACCCCTCTCCATGCTTTGTTTGTGGAACAGTGTGACCTACATAGGAGGCAGACAAGGTCAATGAAAGCACtcctaaacatttaaaatattatttttcttgctTGCATGGTCTTTTGACAGCTTGACTCACCACATCAAAGTGAACTGATTCTGAGATGACTTCAGATACCGCTGGAATGTCTTGGTTATTCGTAAATATGATTTGGCCCCCTGATATTTCAGAGAGGTTAGCATAAAGATCAAATCTGTCTTGTGGTAACAATTCTCTTCGGCTCCTTACCCTAGTTCTAGAAGGATCTTCTGTAACCAGGAAAGAGACCTAAAATGCAAATGTATATCGGGTTATACCTCCTTCTCTTTCCTTACATTACAATGTTAGCCTTACTTGGATCACAACCTTTTCTTAGCACTAGACTTTTTtaacaagcaaacaaaaatgaCACCATTCTCTCCTACTATATGTACCACCTTTGGAGAAAAGACATTGTTTTGCTCActttgattttcctttcctggatcAGTGCTTCCACTGAGCTCTTTAAATGGGCGTCTTTAGATGAAGCATCCGTAAAAACAAAGATTTCTGAGTTGGGAGGAGTGTGGATCAAAGCCAACTGATGAAAGAGATAATAGGATATATGTAAAAGCAGAATAATATTGTGTGGAATAAATAATACAGTAAACAACATGGAAAAATGTACCTGTAGTGCTGAAAGACACATTTCAGGTTCATCACCCCCTCCAAGAGCTTGTAAATCGTCCAGATAACGAAGGAATTCATTGGGATCACTTGTTTTATATACTGGACCATAATCTAGAGGCAATATGAGACACTGAATTGTATCTCATGAAAAAACAGACTGCATATAATATAGgtaatgtcattaaaaaaaactctaatggatGGCAAAAATGGAATAAGGATAGAAAAGGTGAGTCACAAAATAAATACAGGAGAGGCACATTGAAGGATTTCTGAAAGAATACCAGGGTCGTTGAATGGCACCAggatatagaagtcaggataTAACAATGTCTGTCGCTGACGCTGGATTATGTGGCGGGATTGTAGCCGCGCTGTTGTGATTTCCTCTCCCATGCTGCCCGTGGTGTCCATAACAAAGCTGAGCGCTGGAGAGGCTGAGACTCCAAGAATCCTGATAGAGCAGAAAATAAATGTAGAGAACGGGGGATAGAAATATGCAGAGTAAACAAAATACTACATCAAAGAAAGGTGGGGCAGAATAACAAGGAAAAGTGATGCAAGGATTAAGGTGCTGGCATTGACATTCAAAAAACTGGTATATGACAAGCTCACTGACAAGTCTCATAACTTCCCACCCAACATACTGCATTAATGGAATTCAACAGAAACAACACACAAAAGTATTTTGCCTTTAGGCAGAGCTAAAATTATGGATGGCTGgatgaagaaaggaagaaaaggaaagaaaataaagaaagtaaGGATAGAAAAAAATGGCACAGCACACGTATAGTGCTGATTTGAATATATTTTCTTACCTCAACATTTCTCTGTCTGTTACATCATCCCTCAATTCATTTAGAAATTTGATCGAAGCCTTAAGAGCTAATTCAGCTGCTAtctgatgtagaaagtgatgaGGCGAAAATATGGCTGCTGCAGTATCTTTGTTGATTCCGCCTCTAGCACTGAATAGTCTGCTGTCATCAAAGGGGCCACCATGGCTACACTTCCCTGGTGAACAAATGGAATTAATAAACTGCAAATATATTAATTTGACAAATCaaaatctgtaaaatattttgttttcataacTGCCGTAATTGTGTTAAACCACTTTTAGAGGCAACCATTTTGGTACTAAACAAGAGGCGTGCTCATACCAGGAATAAAACTATCATGGCTGAAGGACAAAGATAATCAAGCAAACAGCAATTACATGATTTCTCAGCCCAGTCAGACAATGTTCCCTAGAACTAGGAAAGTTTTAATAAATTGGGAAAATATGAAACTGTTGTGAATTCTTTAGGATCCCCAGATCGACATTTGCTAAAATTGCCCCCAAATATCACCTAGCCTTCAGGGAAACTTTGAAGAGATTTTTACAAACAGCTATCACTGGCCAAAATATGGAATCTGGTCCTTTACATACCATGGGGCTTCTTGGGAAAATCACCATAATACCCAGATGTTAGTAGCTGTCTTTCTTCAATTGCCTGTACAATGTTATTCTTGCAAGAGAGCTCAGTGCAATCTGTACATGTTTCATCAGAGACTGGggtataaaaagaataaaagaaagttGGGGATAAGGAATGATACAAAGATTAGGAGGCATACATTTAATAGCAGTGAAAATGTAGGTATCTGGATAGGAGTTAAGTACAGCTGGTTATACACTGTGATATATGCTAGCCAATCTATCTGGTAGACCCACATCCCCCAGGAGGTCGCAACTATAGAATATTAATTAGGCTGGAAGGAGGAACTTAATACAATTAACTAGACACTGTAAGACCAAAATATGTATTCACAGCTGATGTGCATATATGTGATGAGTGTATATAAGTGTGATAATTGTATTcaatggaaaaaataataatattgtgttaaattgacaaaataaaaaaacgacTCTGAAAACTATCTCAACTGCTAATTCTCTAACTTCACATTTGATCATAGAAAACATACGTTTTTCTAAATTGCTTTTTAATTAGAGTGTATGAAAATTGTAGGTTCCTGTCTCTTACGTCCAGCAATAGAGCGGATATCTCTTCCAGGGGTAGCAAGATCTGGATGAATATCGGTGTTACCCATTTCAACCCAGTTGGTGTGGCTGTAAAAATCCTAATGGAAAAAGAGAGATCAGAGAAGAAACAACCTAACTGAAAAGATAAatgatgtttatttttatttatagagaaTTAAGCCCTTCAGCAACCCTCGCTTAAACAACTGCTCCCTTAGGCACTTACAAAGTATTAATGTTAAAACATTCTCCAAGAAAAGTGTTATTTTGGTATATAACATAGTTATAGTCTTACATAGTTACCCCTTTCTCAGATTTATTATAGATCAGGTGTTTTTTGCACAGGATTTTTCATTCATAAACAAACTGATTAACTTAAATAATAATAGCAGACAAACTGATAATAGAGAATAGTAATTCATAATATATAAGCAAGGAGTGAGTAAATTACCTGCAAGGAGTGAAGAATTTGTCCAAGTTTGTCACGTGCCCCCTCGTATTCTTTGGCCTTCAAGGACCCTAAGAGTTGATCCCGCATTCGTAGCAGAAGCCAGTTCCCCTGCTTTAGCCTCTCTGAATCAAAGTGGCACAGAGGGTCATCTCGTGTGCCATTAAGAAAGTCCATGTTGGCATTGGCACTGACTATTTGCCTTAAGGAGGCTCGAAATTGACGAGGAGAAACCTCTTCTCCAAAATATGCCCCCAGTATTGCATCTGCAGTCAGAGTTTTACCCTGGAATGGTATTATAGAAAAAATTATGAATTACATTACGAGACATTAAAGGATACAACTCtatagaactatatatatatatatatatatatatatatatatatatatatatatatatatatatatat
The sequence above is a segment of the Xenopus laevis strain J_2021 chromosome 8L, Xenopus_laevis_v10.1, whole genome shotgun sequence genome. Coding sequences within it:
- the vwa7.L gene encoding von Willebrand factor A domain-containing protein 7 isoform X2, with product MAISSPMLLFLLLLVAVVIPGSHSFFPNFWSKFLSFTWGSYTHQDLTEEAILNITLQILLDNPHPFRPELKAQDFQGKTLTADAILGAYFGEEVSPRQFRASLRQIVSANANMDFLNGTRDDPLCHFDSERLKQGNWLLLRMRDQLLGSLKAKEYEGARDKLGQILHSLQDFYSHTNWVEMGNTDIHPDLATPGRDIRSIAGLSDETCTDCTELSCKNNIVQAIEERQLLTSGYYGDFPKKPHGKCSHGGPFDDSRLFSARGGINKDTAAAIFSPHHFLHQIAAELALKASIKFLNELRDDVTDREMLRILGVSASPALSFVMDTTGSMGEEITTARLQSRHIIQRQRQTLLYPDFYILVPFNDPDYGPVYKTSDPNEFLRYLDDLQALGGGDEPEMCLSALQLALIHTPPNSEIFVFTDASSKDAHLKSSVEALIQERKIKVSFLVTEDPSRTRVRSRRELLPQDRFDLYANLSEISGGQIIFTNNQDIPAVSEVISESVHFDVVTLFHKQSMERGSSTHEFQVDDFMRSVCLFINGDVSSFKIHDPTGKIQHGNRQSNGKFTRVSFKNPLAAGRWKIEMRTTGPHTLHIQGRSLVDFLYYFGVPVTGSHPGLYKLSNQPVSGVSAILVVDVIGLPDSAHLDHVTITPVKGVPLKVELEPANQTGLLVAQVGQVPLGEFSIGVSGQDGKGSAFLREAPQHGKSAECVVEITNESPLMPGEMHWLSLSISSYGASPCYTIKMSNDRGYRMNTTIPRVFTDVNETHETGFWIQAPDEAETNTVVTVTAQAEACEDKAQNCFTLLPLIIMARPEVYSLQAPVCSLLSYSGSCPLSLPPRLCQQHQWRSVLHILDPGGVKYAQILSGFGSISHGPDGTSERVEYSSDCCFPKAEILLTNYWGATSSCLLTAPFSASNLGHCTDWILLVVMCCSSLVNYLLYI
- the vwa7.L gene encoding von Willebrand factor A domain-containing protein 7 isoform X1 — protein: MGRCEFKVCILLDFSSAGPMAISSPMLLFLLLLVAVVIPGSHSFFPNFWSKFLSFTWGSYTHQDLTEEAILNITLQILLDNPHPFRPELKAQDFQGKTLTADAILGAYFGEEVSPRQFRASLRQIVSANANMDFLNGTRDDPLCHFDSERLKQGNWLLLRMRDQLLGSLKAKEYEGARDKLGQILHSLQDFYSHTNWVEMGNTDIHPDLATPGRDIRSIAGLSDETCTDCTELSCKNNIVQAIEERQLLTSGYYGDFPKKPHGKCSHGGPFDDSRLFSARGGINKDTAAAIFSPHHFLHQIAAELALKASIKFLNELRDDVTDREMLRILGVSASPALSFVMDTTGSMGEEITTARLQSRHIIQRQRQTLLYPDFYILVPFNDPDYGPVYKTSDPNEFLRYLDDLQALGGGDEPEMCLSALQLALIHTPPNSEIFVFTDASSKDAHLKSSVEALIQERKIKVSFLVTEDPSRTRVRSRRELLPQDRFDLYANLSEISGGQIIFTNNQDIPAVSEVISESVHFDVVTLFHKQSMERGSSTHEFQVDDFMRSVCLFINGDVSSFKIHDPTGKIQHGNRQSNGKFTRVSFKNPLAAGRWKIEMRTTGPHTLHIQGRSLVDFLYYFGVPVTGSHPGLYKLSNQPVSGVSAILVVDVIGLPDSAHLDHVTITPVKGVPLKVELEPANQTGLLVAQVGQVPLGEFSIGVSGQDGKGSAFLREAPQHGKSAECVVEITNESPLMPGEMHWLSLSISSYGASPCYTIKMSNDRGYRMNTTIPRVFTDVNETHETGFWIQAPDEAETNTVVTVTAQAEACEDKAQNCFTLLPLIIMARPEVYSLQAPVCSLLSYSGSCPLSLPPRLCQQHQWRSVLHILDPGGVKYAQILSGFGSISHGPDGTSERVEYSSDCCFPKAEILLTNYWGATSSCLLTAPFSASNLGHCTDWILLVVMCCSSLVNYLLYI